CCCTTTAAGTAGATTCTTCAGAAAAAAGAATTAAGAATGTATTTGTTGAATATTAGTGCCTGTTCTCCCCATTCGTAACGCCTAAACACACAGGGGGACAGGCACCTTTTATTTATAAGCAAAGTGTGTGGAATTTGGATGCTCACTTCTGAGTCAATAGGAGTGTGAGAGTAAAAAAATATCCGGCGCTTGGCCGGATAAAAAGATATATGTGAAATGGGGGTGAAAGGCTATGAAAAAATCATGTCCTTCCCATATATTTCATCATATACCATTGAAATGAACAATCTATGAATAAACTATTAAATTGTTCTTAAAATATGGGCGAGTTCCAACCAACGGAACTAGACTAAAATAGTCAAGTGCTTGATTGATATCATGAATATTAATTAGAGACCGTAAATCATTACCCAAAAAATGATGTGGGAACTGTTTTTATCATTTGTTCTGTGAACCTGTCACTTCTATCCACTTAGTTATCACGTCTTCAAGCTTTTTTTCCTTAACCTTCACATCATTCATATCAGTAAATTTTATGATAGCTCGATCATCAGAAACCCAATCCAATAATCCTGTAGTGTCATCAAACAAAGGTCCTTTCCCTTTGTTATCTTTTACCTTGGCACCACAATGAAAGACAAGCCGGAAAAACCCTTTACCTTGAAGATTAAACGTCACGATATCTTGATTGTTAAAACAGAAACTTGGAGCATTCCATTTTATCTGTTCAGTAATTTTGTTATTTGTATTTAAAATGATGTTTCGAACTTCCTCTATTTCTTTTTTAAAGGGATGTTCAAGATTGTTTATATATTCAATTACTTGTTCATGACCAGTCAGGTTCCCTGATTTCTTCCCTGCTTTTTTATTTGTTGTCATATTAGTTCCAACTCCTTTTATCTCTAATAAGATTTCTCGACTGAAGTTGAATGACCAAGCTGTTCCATTTTATCAAATGAGGAATACTACTAATCTTAGCTATTCTACTACTTATCCAGTTTCTCCTCTAAGGAAGCGAGTAATACTTTAGTGGGAAATTTACGTGAATTTTTGAAGTTGGCTCATGCCCCCTTATGCAATAAAGTACTTTTGGTTAGATAGTGCCAAGGTTTTTTCGGTTTCTAGGATCGCCATCATGTCCATAATCCTATTGGTTTAACAAGAGAAAAAGTATTATAGAATCATGTGAAGATGTAAAATTAGCCTTTAAAATGAGTAGTAAGCAGTTCAATTTTTGTGAAGAACAGTAAAAATCTGTAGATATTGTGAAAAATGTAAGGAATGGTACTTCGCAAAGAAGAAAAAAGGTAAAATGGTATTAAGAAAGGGACAAGGAGTGAATACAATTAAATGAAATTAAAATTAATTGTGGTTTCTTTATTGGCTTCCATTGTACTAGCTGCTTGCAGCGGTACAAGTACAGATGAAGGAAAGCCTGCAAAAGAAAAGGATACGAGCGATATTAAGGAATTGGTAAGTGATTATAGTGGAGGTAACAAAAAAGTTCAAAATGCCTCTATTACGTCTCAACAACTCATTGTGACTAACAAAGATGGGAGCGAGACTGCCTATGCCTTGCCTAAAGACGAATTTTTTGTTTCTATTGCCCCTTATGTCAATGAAACCCATCCTTGAACGAATCATAGCTTGACAGGTTGTCAAGGTGAACTAGCAAATAAAGAGTTTAAGTTATACATTGAAGACGAGGAAGGCAAAGTAATCCGAGATGAAATGATAAAATCCCAATCTAATGGATTTATCGATCTATGGCTGCCACGAGATAAAACGTATCAAATCAAGATTGAGCAAGACGGAAAAAAGGTGGAGTCAGAGCTCTCTACTTTTGAAAAAGACGCAACTTGCATTACAACTATGCAGTTGATGTAGTAAAAGTAAAAAAAGATGAAAGAATAAAAAAGATCGGGATTCACCCAAATAAAGGTAAATCCCGATCTTTTTTATTTCTCGAATTCTCTTTCTTCACCATAACCAATTGTAACGACTGTTGTTTTAGGATGACCTTTTAATAATTCCTCTAGCTCTTTATCTTTATCAATCATAAATTCAACAACCGGGAATGCTTGTAATAATTTCGTTAACGACTCAGGGGATACTGCCGTTTCATTGGATGGGAAGGTATGGCTTGGAATGACATATTTAACGTCTAACATGTGGTTAACCGCATATGCTGCTTCACTTGGTCCCATTGTAAAATGTCCAGATGAAGAAAGAATTGCGATTTCGGGCTGATAGACATCCTGGATTAATTTCATATCGGTCATTAACGCTGTATCACCCGAATGATATAGAGTATAGTCATCTTTAAAGTCAAAAATATATCCTGCCGACTCCCCGGCATAAACTGGTGTACCTTGAGTTTCCCCATAAGAAGAAGTGTGTTTAGCCTGGACCATGGTAATCCTCACATCATCAAAGGTCACGGAACCCCCAAAATTGATTGGCAACACATTTTTAATTCCTTGCTGGAGAAGAATCAAGGCCAACTCATATTGCGCAACAATCATTATCTCTGGTTTGTGTTCAGTTACCTTGGTCAGACCACTTGTATGGTCAATATGACCATGGGTTAGAAAAATGCAATCAAAAGATTGATAGAACTCCGCAGTATCTAAATCCGGAGGAAAACCGGGATTTAAATCAAAGAACGGGTCAATTAAATAGTTTTTCCCTTTCTTACTTTTTAAAACAAACATGGCATGACCAAGTCGTTGAATCTTCATTTTGTGACCTCCTAAACCGAAAATAAAAATCAAAACTATTTTATTTGCATGAATGGATATTTAGAACCTGGGCATAGGGGCCATGTAGAAGCAGAAAAGTAAAAAAAATGCTGTGGAGCATAAAAGCTATGGTAAATCTCTTGCTTCAGTGCAAACTAATGCGAATAACGACTGAATCATTGAGCTTTTTTTGAAAATGGGTGTCTATCCCTAAAATTACCGCATGTCCCCCAGTATAACAGTGGAGTTTTTAAAGGATTTAGCCTTTTGGAAATCAGCTTGTAATTAGATGACTATTTAAAAATTATTCAGTATAATTCAAATAACAAAATGCTAGTAGGACGGTGAGAATAAGGTGAAAAAAATAACAGTCGAAAACTTAGTTCGGAGGTTTTCATTGAAAGTACTGGCTGGTGAAAGTCAACTGCAGAAAATGATAACGCATTCACGGGTCCATCGTCCGGGCCTAGAATTTGTTGGTCATTTTGATTTTTTTCCAACCAAACGAGTTCAAATTTTAGGAAAAAAGGAAATTACCTATTTACATAAATTGAGCCACGAAGAACGTAAATTCCGGATCGGAAATATTGTCCAATATCATCCACCATGTTTTATTGTTACGGCGGGAGAAGAAGGACTTACCTATTTAAAACATCATTGTAATGAGCAGGGAATTCCACTGCTACTAACCAATCAGCCTGAGAACACTTCAGAATTTATAACAAAACTGGATGCATATTTGGTGAAGGAATTAGCACCAGAAATGACTGTGCATGGAGTTTGTATGAATGTGTCTGGCATGGGTATCTTACTTCGCGGTAACTCAGGGGTAGGGAAAAGTGAGACGGCTCACACGTTAATTCGCCGCGGACACCGGTTGGTTGCGGATGATATCGTTGTCCTAAAGAAGCTGAGCCCGCAAACAATTCTGGGTACTCATGATGAGAAAACCAAGGAATTCTTGGCTCTTCGCAGTATTGGGCTATTGAATGTAGTTCGCTTATACGGTCGTAGGGCTTTTCAAGATGAATCACGAATTGCTCTTGATATTCATTTAACGAAATGGCAAAAAGATGATTTGAATAATGAATTGGATCAGGAACCTCATTATATAGAATATATGGGTGTAAAGGTTCCATCCATCGAAATCCAACTCCAGCCTGGACGCGATGTAGCGGGGTTAATCGAAGCAGCAGCTAATAACTGGTATTTAAGGCAGCAAGGATACAGCGCAGCAGAAGAGTTTATGAGCAGGATTGAGGCTGATATTAAAGGTTCTGAAAAACAATAACTATTAAAGAAATAGTTAGCAAAAAATTTACTTGTTTAGAGTCATGAGTATACAGGAGGGGAATTAGATGACACATTTTTTAACTGATCATCTTGGAAGGCAGGTGAATATTTCCACTGTGCCCAAGCGAATTATTTCTATTTGTCCTGCAATTACTGAGACACTATTTGCCCTAGGTCTTGAGAAAGAAATAGTTGGCCGCACTAAATATTGCATTTTTCCTAAAGAGATTGTAGAAAACGTCCCGATCGTAGGCGGTACAAAAGAAGTAAATGTGGAAACAATCCGTGATTTACAAGCAGATCTAATATTAGCAGAAAAAGAAGAAAACACAGAAGAAATTGTGCTTGCACTTGAAAAAATTGCTCCAGTTTTCGTTTTGGAGGTACAAAAGATAGATGATTCCTACCGGTTGATAGAAACGCTAGGATTACTGACAAATAGAGAACAGGCAGCTAACCGCCTCATCACATCCTGCAAAAAATCCTTCGATGATCTTTCATGTAAGCAGAATCTAAATGCCGCATATGTTATATGGAGAAAACCATACATGGTGGTAGGTGGAACGACATACATTAATGATATATTAAATAGACTTGGTTTCCAAAACCCCTTCGAAAAGGGAGAATTAAGGTATCCGTCGGTTACAAAAGAGGAGCTTGCAGATGCAAATCTTGATGTGCTCTTGCTTGCTTCCGAACCATTTCCATTTCAAGAAAAACATATAGCAGAATTTCAATCATTTCTTCCAAATACAAAAATCCTTTTAGTGGACGGCGAAATGTTTTGGTACGGAGCGAAAATGTTGATAGCAGGGGCTTATTTAGAAAAATTAAAAAAAGAAATAGAGAAGAGCATTAAGTAGGGTTCTCTCAGTTTTAATAAGGTGAACTGGGTATTTTTTAATTATAGAAATTGATTTATCGTAAGGGGCTGTCCAATAAGTCGTTTTTTTGGCTATTGGATGCTCCTAAAGGAATTAGGGGGAATCTTTTAGTTTTGTAATAATATTATTTTAAGCATTTTGGTTTGGAGAAACCCAGTTGGTACCTTTTTATAGCTATGTTGAAATAGACAACCTGTTTAAAATATCTTTAGCCTATCCTCTAATCAGGGGATAGGCTTTTCTCATTTTAGAGAAGACGTATAAAGTGACCAGCTCCAGTGCCAAGAGTCTTAATTAACCTGCTTCTTCATAGTCTAAAACAGCAATATTGTTTTTACGAATTTTTGTTTGATAGAGTAGATATAGGACTCCGATCAGTGACCAGACTAATCCTCCAATCAGTGCATCGGCATGAAGGTTTGACCATAAAATACCTGTTAAACCTGCCCCGATTAACGGCATAATCAAATAGGAGAAAATGTCCCTTGCTGTTTTATATCTCTGTTGTTTGATTACGAAATGGGCAATGACTGATAAATTAACGAATGTAAATGCAACCAACGCCCCAAAGTTGATCAACGAAGAAACTAACTCCAGGCTGGGGGAGATGGCTAACATGGAAATAACCCCTACAAGGATAACATTAAAGGCAGGTGTCCGAAATTTATGATGGACATAGCCAAATAGTTTTTTCGGAAGGACACCGTTTCGACCCATCACATATAAAAGTCTCGCTACACTTGCATGGGAAGCTAGACCTGAGGCCGCAGTTGCAGCAAAAGCACCAGCAACAAGAAAAAGTTTGAAAAGAGAGCCGCCAACATACAATGCAATTTCAGGTAATGTATCGTCAGTATTTTTGAAATTTGAAACATCTGGAAATAACGCTTGGGCGAAATAACCGGTGACAAAAAAGATCGCACCACCGATGAAGACCGTTAACATGATCGCTTTCGGCATGATTTTTTGATGGACTGCCTCCTCAGCGTACATGGTTACGGCATCAAAACCAATAAAGGAGAAACAAACGACTGTTGCTCCGGTCAGAACAGCACTGAGATGAACATTTGCATGGAAAAGAGGTTCTGTTGTCAAAATCGTTCCTTGTCCCATTCCTTGAGAAAATTTAAAAAATGCCAGAACGACAAATACCACGATCAAAATAAGTGAGAAAACAACCAAAATGGAATTCAAGCTTGAGGTTTTCCCCATACTCCAAACATTTAATCCAGTACAGATTACCACCCAAATGAGAACCCAAACCCATGCCGGAGTACTTGGAAACATCGATACCATGTAGATTCGAATAATTAAAGCATTCACCATTGGAAGGAGGATGTAATCCAGCAGTGCTGCCCAGCCGACTAAAAACCCCAAATAAGGACTCATTGTCTCCTTCGTATAGGTATAGGCCGATCCTGCACTTGGGAATA
The DNA window shown above is from Neobacillus sp. WH10 and carries:
- a CDS encoding DUF1801 domain-containing protein, giving the protein MTTNKKAGKKSGNLTGHEQVIEYINNLEHPFKKEIEEVRNIILNTNNKITEQIKWNAPSFCFNNQDIVTFNLQGKGFFRLVFHCGAKVKDNKGKGPLFDDTTGLLDWVSDDRAIIKFTDMNDVKVKEKKLEDVITKWIEVTGSQNK
- a CDS encoding metal-dependent hydrolase, with protein sequence MKIQRLGHAMFVLKSKKGKNYLIDPFFDLNPGFPPDLDTAEFYQSFDCIFLTHGHIDHTSGLTKVTEHKPEIMIVAQYELALILLQQGIKNVLPINFGGSVTFDDVRITMVQAKHTSSYGETQGTPVYAGESAGYIFDFKDDYTLYHSGDTALMTDMKLIQDVYQPEIAILSSSGHFTMGPSEAAYAVNHMLDVKYVIPSHTFPSNETAVSPESLTKLLQAFPVVEFMIDKDKELEELLKGHPKTTVVTIGYGEEREFEK
- a CDS encoding CueP family metal-binding protein; the encoded protein is MKLKLIVVSLLASIVLAACSGTSTDEGKPAKEKDTSDIKELVSDYSGGNKKVQNASITSQQLIVTNKDGSETAYALPKDEFFVSIAPYVNETHPUTNHSLTGCQGELANKEFKLYIEDEEGKVIRDEMIKSQSNGFIDLWLPRDKTYQIKIEQDGKKVESELSTFEKDATCITTMQLM
- a CDS encoding APC family permease, whose protein sequence is MENVSLKRSLGLWAIVGLGLGYMTPTIAFDTFGIVSKGTNGVVPLAYLTALVVMLFTAISYGKMVQVFPSAGSAYTYTKETMSPYLGFLVGWAALLDYILLPMVNALIIRIYMVSMFPSTPAWVWVLIWVVICTGLNVWSMGKTSSLNSILVVFSLILIVVFVVLAFFKFSQGMGQGTILTTEPLFHANVHLSAVLTGATVVCFSFIGFDAVTMYAEEAVHQKIMPKAIMLTVFIGGAIFFVTGYFAQALFPDVSNFKNTDDTLPEIALYVGGSLFKLFLVAGAFAATAASGLASHASVARLLYVMGRNGVLPKKLFGYVHHKFRTPAFNVILVGVISMLAISPSLELVSSLINFGALVAFTFVNLSVIAHFVIKQQRYKTARDIFSYLIMPLIGAGLTGILWSNLHADALIGGLVWSLIGVLYLLYQTKIRKNNIAVLDYEEAG
- the hprK gene encoding HPr(Ser) kinase/phosphatase codes for the protein MKKITVENLVRRFSLKVLAGESQLQKMITHSRVHRPGLEFVGHFDFFPTKRVQILGKKEITYLHKLSHEERKFRIGNIVQYHPPCFIVTAGEEGLTYLKHHCNEQGIPLLLTNQPENTSEFITKLDAYLVKELAPEMTVHGVCMNVSGMGILLRGNSGVGKSETAHTLIRRGHRLVADDIVVLKKLSPQTILGTHDEKTKEFLALRSIGLLNVVRLYGRRAFQDESRIALDIHLTKWQKDDLNNELDQEPHYIEYMGVKVPSIEIQLQPGRDVAGLIEAAANNWYLRQQGYSAAEEFMSRIEADIKGSEKQ
- a CDS encoding helical backbone metal receptor — translated: MTHFLTDHLGRQVNISTVPKRIISICPAITETLFALGLEKEIVGRTKYCIFPKEIVENVPIVGGTKEVNVETIRDLQADLILAEKEENTEEIVLALEKIAPVFVLEVQKIDDSYRLIETLGLLTNREQAANRLITSCKKSFDDLSCKQNLNAAYVIWRKPYMVVGGTTYINDILNRLGFQNPFEKGELRYPSVTKEELADANLDVLLLASEPFPFQEKHIAEFQSFLPNTKILLVDGEMFWYGAKMLIAGAYLEKLKKEIEKSIK